The sequence AGCGTGACGGGATCGTCGGCCGGCCGCCCCGAGATGCGGCCGATCAGTTCGGCGCTCACGTCGTTGAGCGGCTTGCGCATGCGCTTCATCAGGATTTCGCTCGCGCTCGCCGGCTCCTGGCCGCCCTGCTCGCGCACGAAGAACATCCGCTGGTTCATCGTCTTAGGCGCCGTGAACATCCGGTCCGACAGCGCGCGCAGCAGCCCGATGAACGCGTCGATCAGCACGTCGACGTCCGCGTCCGCATCGAGCATCGCCCACGCATGGCCGACCGCCGGCGCGAACACCTCCCAGCCATGTTCGGCGATCGTCTCCACGCACGCGCGGTAAACGCCTTCCTTGTTCTCGAAGTAGTACTGGAGCGCCGGGGCATTCACGCCGGCCATCGCGGCGATCTCGCGCGTCGATGCGCCCGCGAACCCGCGCTCGCCGAACAGCTCGATCGCCGCCTCGATGATCCGCTGGCGCGTTTCGTCGCCGCGCGCGTAGCCGCCCGCCGACGTACGGCGCAGCTTCTTCGCTTCGTTCATGCCTTCCTCGTCATTCGATCGACCGACATTCTACTTGACACAATTTTATCAACTGGAATAATTCTTCCACTTGGAATAAATTGGATACCCGCATGTCGACGACGCAAGCCCCGCCACAGAAAGCAGATCGTCAGAAAACCGAAACAACGCC comes from Burkholderia pyrrocinia and encodes:
- a CDS encoding CerR family C-terminal domain-containing protein: MNEAKKLRRTSAGGYARGDETRQRIIEAAIELFGERGFAGASTREIAAMAGVNAPALQYYFENKEGVYRACVETIAEHGWEVFAPAVGHAWAMLDADADVDVLIDAFIGLLRALSDRMFTAPKTMNQRMFFVREQGGQEPASASEILMKRMRKPLNDVSAELIGRISGRPADDPVTLLRALSLFGQLTVFHIAQRSALQLLEWDAFDGERAVLLIETIADQTRVLLEQWHVQRDAFDVGAEAGAKRGAKRKATPVAKSARRVKKTAAR